Proteins encoded together in one Nitrospirota bacterium window:
- the vanZ gene encoding VanZ family protein, with protein MGQILWYWLPVVLYAGAIFYLSDQPHPQEKLPSFLFEEFSDKVLHAVEYGILALLCYRAFRWASGPTVARQAILLAIVTASVYGMTDEAHQAFIPFRESGWQDWLADTIGAAIGALSGRFLDRNILPLAKRDA; from the coding sequence ATGGGTCAGATACTCTGGTACTGGTTGCCGGTTGTGCTCTATGCAGGTGCGATCTTTTACCTGTCCGACCAGCCGCACCCGCAAGAGAAGCTGCCATCGTTCTTGTTCGAAGAATTCAGCGACAAAGTCTTGCATGCGGTCGAGTATGGTATCTTGGCTCTCCTCTGTTACAGGGCGTTTCGCTGGGCGTCAGGTCCAACTGTCGCTCGGCAGGCTATCCTGCTGGCCATCGTGACTGCCTCGGTTTACGGCATGACGGATGAAGCGCACCAGGCCTTCATCCCATTCCGAGAATCGGGCTGGCAAGATTGGCTGGCCGATACAATCGGCGCAGCCATCGGGGCGCTGAGTGGGCGGTTCCTCGACCGGAATATTCTCCCCCTAGCCAAGCGTGATGCGTGA
- a CDS encoding glycoside hydrolase, with protein MKTAHICFLWHMHQPYYTDPVTGSASMPWVRLHATKAYYDMAHGLEKSPSVKATFNFTPSLLQQLQEIGSGRVRDLFLEYAQRPAAGLRLEEKAFLIRHFFSANWATMVRPYSRYHQLLVKRGADVVGRDLERVARQFSTQDMLDLQTWHNLAWFGYGTVSRYPRLAALRAKNRGFTEEDKQEVLSLQLAAVKDIVPLYRGLMEKGQIELTTTPFYHPILPLVIDTDFTRRARPDLPLPSRFHAPEDAEAQLLRAIEFHTATFGRAPVGLWPSEGSVCPELISMLPKVGLRWLATDEGILARSLDATQQPWQRHRDLYQPYQVGPEGQDVTILFRDREISDAFGFVYHKTTPDIAAEDVLRRLRQIIHDAPQEQITIAIVLDGENPWEHYHEGGEQFLSILYKACSTGALNDHSIRATTSTISEALEAAPATQRVRHLHSGSWINQDYKIWIGHQEDNQGWDLVNHTRTCLAEITATLPPDRAQAAWDELYAAEGSDWFWWYGDDFDTDYKEEFDRLFRTHLRNVWTIAGLPAPDLLNQPICRPRTMPDADLITAPLALLNPLIDGFVTDFFEWRGAGRITTQPPLGAMWKADGVLNDIRFGWSLDQLYLRLDPDEQSQTRKAELTVELQLQTPERFYRLSFSLKATEQEQFLLSQKSASGSWENIRPYHSICHQKIVELAVPFKDLELLPGQEFHMTILVMEHGLEVTRYPHRKPASFFVPGPEFEANLWRV; from the coding sequence ATGAAGACTGCTCACATCTGTTTTCTTTGGCACATGCATCAACCCTATTACACAGACCCGGTCACGGGGTCTGCGAGTATGCCCTGGGTGCGACTCCATGCCACGAAGGCCTACTACGATATGGCCCATGGGCTGGAGAAATCTCCCTCGGTTAAAGCCACTTTCAATTTTACCCCCTCGCTTCTGCAACAGCTGCAAGAGATCGGATCGGGAAGGGTGCGGGACCTCTTCCTCGAATATGCACAACGCCCGGCAGCGGGTCTTCGCCTGGAAGAGAAGGCGTTTCTGATTCGGCATTTTTTCTCGGCCAATTGGGCTACGATGGTGCGTCCCTATTCACGCTATCATCAATTGCTCGTGAAGCGAGGGGCTGACGTCGTCGGTCGCGACCTGGAACGGGTGGCGCGGCAGTTTTCGACGCAGGATATGCTGGATCTACAGACCTGGCATAACCTCGCCTGGTTCGGCTACGGCACTGTCAGTCGCTATCCACGCCTGGCAGCCCTACGCGCGAAAAACCGGGGCTTCACGGAAGAAGATAAACAAGAAGTGCTGTCCCTCCAACTTGCCGCTGTAAAGGACATCGTTCCACTCTATCGAGGACTGATGGAGAAGGGACAAATCGAACTGACGACAACTCCCTTCTATCACCCGATCCTGCCGCTCGTCATCGATACAGACTTCACCCGACGAGCCAGACCGGATCTCCCGCTCCCGTCACGGTTCCACGCACCGGAAGATGCGGAGGCCCAACTGCTACGCGCGATCGAGTTTCATACCGCCACATTCGGCCGAGCACCTGTAGGCCTCTGGCCGTCGGAAGGCTCTGTCTGTCCGGAGCTGATTTCAATGTTGCCGAAGGTCGGACTGCGCTGGCTTGCGACCGACGAAGGCATCCTCGCCCGTTCGCTTGACGCGACCCAGCAACCATGGCAGCGCCACCGCGATCTGTATCAGCCCTATCAGGTCGGACCGGAGGGTCAAGACGTGACGATACTGTTTCGCGATCGGGAGATCTCCGATGCCTTCGGGTTCGTCTACCATAAGACAACTCCCGATATCGCCGCCGAGGATGTCCTTCGTCGGCTACGCCAGATCATTCACGATGCGCCGCAGGAACAGATCACTATCGCGATTGTACTCGACGGGGAAAACCCCTGGGAACATTATCACGAGGGGGGTGAACAGTTTCTGTCGATCCTCTATAAGGCCTGTTCAACCGGCGCGCTCAATGATCACAGTATTCGTGCTACGACCTCGACAATCTCTGAAGCGCTTGAGGCTGCGCCGGCGACACAGCGAGTCAGACACCTGCATTCTGGCTCCTGGATCAACCAGGACTACAAGATTTGGATCGGCCACCAGGAAGACAATCAAGGGTGGGATCTCGTGAATCACACGCGAACCTGTCTCGCCGAAATCACTGCCACCCTCCCCCCGGATCGCGCACAGGCAGCCTGGGATGAACTCTATGCCGCGGAAGGCAGCGATTGGTTCTGGTGGTACGGGGATGACTTCGATACCGACTACAAAGAGGAGTTCGATCGGCTCTTTCGAACCCATCTCCGGAACGTCTGGACGATCGCGGGACTGCCTGCACCGGATCTGTTGAACCAGCCGATCTGTCGTCCTCGCACCATGCCGGATGCGGACCTCATCACCGCGCCTCTCGCCTTACTCAACCCCTTGATCGATGGATTCGTGACAGATTTTTTCGAGTGGCGTGGAGCCGGTAGAATTACGACTCAGCCACCGCTCGGTGCGATGTGGAAAGCCGACGGGGTGCTGAACGATATCCGGTTCGGCTGGAGCCTTGACCAGTTATATCTCCGGCTCGATCCCGACGAGCAATCGCAGACGAGGAAGGCCGAACTGACAGTCGAGCTGCAACTGCAGACGCCTGAACGGTTCTATCGCCTATCCTTTTCTCTCAAGGCGACAGAGCAAGAACAGTTTCTGCTTTCGCAGAAATCGGCAAGTGGATCCTGGGAGAACATCCGCCCCTATCACTCGATATGTCATCAAAAGATTGTAGAACTGGCCGTGCCATTCAAGGATCTCGAGCTCTTACCCGGGCAAGAGTTCCATATGACCATTCTGGTGATGGAGCACGGCTTGGAAGTTACGCGGTACCCGCACCGCAAGCCAGCAAGCTTCTTCGTCCCAGGTCCGGAATTTGAAGCGAATCTCTGGCGAGTGTGA
- a CDS encoding phosphotransferase has product MATANPTAPKQPLVLPDRTLVAATVEGRLPFEGQFKTLTPLAGDASNRRYFRIEVTGGAVHSVILMQLAEPEAFKQSEEAVSGATHQIAELPFLNILSYLSKAGVSAPRLYHYDQAAGLLYLEDFGDLTLAEACREANAADVEAHYTQAVDVLTQMQSKVTSLADSNCLAFHRSFDVPLLMWEFDHFLEYGIVARQGKPMCADDHLPIRGECERIAELLAGQPRVFVHRDYHSRNLMVDGKRLGVIDFQDALMGPATYDLASLLRDAYIELDEALIDRLINRYLDRLTTHRGLWGNRETFRRLFDFTSIQRNLKAAGRFVYIDRVKGNPKFLADIPRVLNYVKRNLLKYPELATLRKHLTPYVPELQ; this is encoded by the coding sequence ATGGCTACTGCCAATCCTACCGCGCCCAAACAGCCACTGGTTTTGCCTGATCGTACCCTCGTAGCTGCCACGGTAGAGGGTCGGCTTCCCTTTGAGGGACAATTCAAGACCCTTACGCCTTTAGCAGGTGATGCCTCCAACCGCCGGTATTTTCGCATCGAGGTGACCGGCGGCGCTGTTCACTCGGTGATTCTCATGCAGTTAGCGGAGCCAGAGGCCTTCAAGCAATCAGAAGAAGCCGTCAGCGGAGCGACTCATCAGATCGCCGAGTTGCCATTTCTCAACATTCTGTCGTATTTGTCCAAAGCCGGTGTCTCGGCTCCTCGCCTCTATCACTACGATCAGGCAGCGGGGCTGCTCTATCTTGAAGATTTTGGAGACCTTACCCTAGCGGAAGCCTGTCGTGAGGCAAATGCCGCAGATGTGGAAGCGCACTATACGCAGGCTGTCGATGTTCTTACGCAGATGCAATCGAAGGTCACCTCACTCGCCGATTCGAATTGTCTCGCGTTCCACCGAAGTTTCGATGTGCCGCTCCTCATGTGGGAGTTCGACCATTTCCTGGAATATGGGATTGTGGCGCGGCAGGGGAAGCCCATGTGCGCGGACGATCATCTGCCCATCCGCGGCGAATGTGAGAGAATCGCCGAGTTGCTCGCCGGCCAGCCGCGCGTCTTCGTCCACCGCGACTATCACTCGCGCAATTTGATGGTCGATGGCAAACGGCTGGGGGTCATCGACTTTCAAGATGCCTTGATGGGGCCGGCGACATACGATCTCGCCTCGCTGCTGCGCGATGCCTATATCGAACTCGACGAGGCGCTGATCGACCGCTTGATCAACCGCTACCTCGACCGATTAACGACTCATCGAGGACTATGGGGTAACCGGGAAACGTTCCGCCGCCTGTTCGACTTCACCAGCATCCAGCGTAATCTCAAAGCGGCTGGGCGATTCGTCTACATCGATCGCGTCAAAGGCAATCCCAAATTTCTCGCCGATATTCCGCGTGTCCTGAACTATGTCAAACGGAATCTCCTGAAGTATCCGGAGCTGGCAACGCTGCGGAAACATCTCACCCCCTATGTACCGGAACTACAGTGA